The genomic interval GAAACGAAATCAAGCACACCTTCGACATGGTCAGCCAGGGCACCGGCATTGCGGTCGACCGCTTGAAGGCGCTTGAAAAAGGCGCGTTGAAACCTGAGTGGCCGGAGCTGGAAGCGCTCGCCAAGTACCTGCGCGTCGGCGTCCGCGACCTCCTGCCTTTTGAAAACGACCTGGACCGCGGCTGCAAATTCCTGCGTAACAAGGAATCCACCAAGTTCGACCAGCAGCGCGCCGGGCGCACGCAGTACACCTACTGGAACCGCGTGATGTCGTCCGCGCTTCCGGCCATCAAGCCCGTGGAACTTCTCCTTCATCTCAACCGCCGCGAAGACGTGGTCATGAACCGCGGCCATTTTTTCCATCAGTACACGCAGGTCCTGCACGGCGGCCCGGTCGCTTTTTTGTGGGAATGGGAAGGCACGGTCCACGAAGAAGTGTTCACGACCGGCGATTCCTGGCTGATCCCGGGCTTTGTGCCGCATGCTTTTTATTCTCCGGACGCAGCGAATCCCGGACGCATCCTGGCGCTCACCATGGGCCAGCACCTCACCGGCGACGCGGCGCAGGAGCTTTCGCTGCTCGGTAAAGACAATGTCGGCCGCATCGTCCATGACGCCGCGGACTATTATCCCAAAGGGAGCGCGAATCCCCAGTGACCGAAAAAGCGCGCCTTTTCCGCCAGCAGCTGGATTCCAAACCCATTCTCCGCATCATGGGCGCCCACAACGGCCTCGGCGCCCAGCTCATCGAACGCAACCGTTTTGACGGCGTGTGGGCGAGCGGCCTGGAGATTTCCACGGCGCATGTCGTCCCGGACGCCAACATCCTCACCATGACCGAGAACCTCGACGTGGCCAGCGCGATTAACGAGGCCACGAACCTTCCGGTCGTCTGCGACTGCGACACGGGCTACGGTAACGCGGCGAACGTCATGCACATGGTCAAAAAGTACGAGGCCGCGGGCCTTGCAGTCGCTGTCATCGAAGACAAACAGTTTCCGAAAGTAAACAGCTTCATTCCCGGACGCCAGGAACTCGCGCCCATCCAGGAATTCATGGGCAAGATCGCGGCCGCGAAAAGCGCGCAGCGCACGCCGGACTTCATGGTGATCGCGCGCATCGAGGCGCTCATCGCGGGCTGGGGCATGGATGAAGCCCTGAAGCGCGCCTACGCCTACGAAGAAGCGGGCGCGGACGGCCTCGTGATTCATTCCAAAGCCGAAACGCCGGCCGAGATTTTCGAATTCGCGCGGCGTTTCAAAGGCAAAATCCCGCTCGTTTCGATCCCGACGACGTACTACAACGTCTCGGCCGACGAGCTCGCGCAGAACGGCTTCAAAGTGGTGATCTACGCCAATCAGGGGCTGCGCGCTTCCATCAAGGCGCTTGACGAAACCTTCCGCGAAATCCGCGAGACCGGTTCCACGGCGTCGGTGGAAAAGAAAATCGTCTCCATGAAAACCGTTTTCGAAATCCAGGGCATGATGCGGTTGAAAGAAGTCGAAGAAAAATTTCTGAAAGGCGACGGCGTGAAGGTCGTGGTCCCGGCCGCGGGCGAACCCAAGCCCGATCCGGAATTGCAGCGCCTGCTCGACCAAAAGCCGCTTTGCA from Verrucomicrobiia bacterium carries:
- a CDS encoding XRE family transcriptional regulator, whose protein sequence is MTTSVAAAPYLAYGKLIHAWRNEIKHTFDMVSQGTGIAVDRLKALEKGALKPEWPELEALAKYLRVGVRDLLPFENDLDRGCKFLRNKESTKFDQQRAGRTQYTYWNRVMSSALPAIKPVELLLHLNRREDVVMNRGHFFHQYTQVLHGGPVAFLWEWEGTVHEEVFTTGDSWLIPGFVPHAFYSPDAANPGRILALTMGQHLTGDAAQELSLLGKDNVGRIVHDAADYYPKGSANPQ
- the aepX gene encoding phosphoenolpyruvate mutase, which codes for MTEKARLFRQQLDSKPILRIMGAHNGLGAQLIERNRFDGVWASGLEISTAHVVPDANILTMTENLDVASAINEATNLPVVCDCDTGYGNAANVMHMVKKYEAAGLAVAVIEDKQFPKVNSFIPGRQELAPIQEFMGKIAAAKSAQRTPDFMVIARIEALIAGWGMDEALKRAYAYEEAGADGLVIHSKAETPAEIFEFARRFKGKIPLVSIPTTYYNVSADELAQNGFKVVIYANQGLRASIKALDETFREIRETGSTASVEKKIVSMKTVFEIQGMMRLKEVEEKFLKGDGVKVVVPAAGEPKPDPELQRLLDQKPLCMLPVGGKPLLQHQTEIFLAVGASDIYVIGGYEHQKIRAEGAKVIPNPDYQSSHIMQSIMTARPKLQGRCLVAYADILFDKQILDQLLTSPHAITLVIDRAYQSLPHRDKELDLVQVEDPAEGEKNRRMNLNTLKPIRRIGKKIERGAAQCEFVGIAYFQEEGLRALCEAWDRGRREFAGKRFYEAASPEQASLNDLLQYMIDAGVPVYGLEVEHGWSEVHSAEDVYRLNEYFKNAAAPVGKER